A single genomic interval of Deinococcus apachensis DSM 19763 harbors:
- the rsmG gene encoding 16S rRNA (guanine(527)-N(7))-methyltransferase RsmG: MEGVSQLGLELEPGQVEQFARLLALLREASAQMNLTALHDERDIVLKHFVDSLTCLRGGWLEGELRVLDLGTGAGFPALPLALVRPDLQLIPVDATRKKVEFVGRTAQTLKLENVHPLVSRAETLGRGPGQREAYDRVVTRAVAALPILAELALPFLRVGGLLVAQKGPIAPEELEAGKLAAAEVGGEVRSVEPFTLPVAGDARTLIVVEKTGPTPDRYPRREGVPNRKPLFWRTT; this comes from the coding sequence ATGGAGGGCGTATCGCAATTGGGGCTGGAATTGGAGCCAGGACAGGTGGAGCAGTTCGCCCGTCTGCTGGCCCTCCTGCGGGAAGCTTCTGCCCAGATGAACCTTACGGCCCTCCACGACGAGCGCGACATCGTCCTCAAGCACTTCGTGGACTCGCTGACCTGCCTGCGCGGTGGTTGGCTGGAGGGCGAACTGCGGGTACTCGACTTGGGCACAGGTGCCGGGTTTCCCGCCCTCCCCCTCGCGTTGGTGCGGCCCGACCTCCAGCTCATCCCCGTGGACGCGACGCGCAAGAAGGTGGAGTTCGTGGGCCGAACGGCACAGACCCTCAAACTGGAAAACGTTCACCCGCTCGTCAGCCGCGCCGAGACCCTGGGGCGGGGACCGGGACAGCGTGAAGCGTACGACCGGGTGGTGACGCGCGCCGTCGCGGCGCTCCCCATCCTGGCCGAACTCGCGTTGCCGTTCCTGCGGGTGGGCGGACTGCTTGTGGCCCAGAAGGGGCCAATTGCGCCGGAGGAACTGGAGGCCGGGAAGCTGGCCGCCGCCGAGGTGGGGGGCGAGGTGAGGAGCGTGGAACCCTTCACGCTGCCGGTTGCTGGGGATGCCCGCACCCTGATCGTGGTCGAGAAGACCGGCCCCACCCCCGACCGTTACCCCCGTCGGGAGGGCGTTCCCAACCGCAAGCCGTTATTCTGGCGGACGACGTGA